The Acetomicrobium flavidum genome window below encodes:
- a CDS encoding (2Fe-2S)-binding protein, with product MEIKMILNGRDEFFDVDPSIRLIDFLRSRGLTSVKEGCGEGECGACTVLLDGKAVTACTLFAFQAHGHEITTLEGLQKDGELDVIQRAFIENDAVQCGFCTPGMIMAVKALLKENPNPTAEDIYIAIEGNLCRCTGYLPIVKAVLQIVREGAGKECL from the coding sequence ATGGAGATAAAGATGATTTTAAACGGCAGGGACGAGTTTTTTGACGTGGATCCGAGCATAAGGTTGATAGATTTTTTAAGGTCGAGAGGGCTTACAAGCGTTAAGGAGGGTTGCGGCGAGGGCGAATGTGGTGCTTGTACCGTTTTGTTGGACGGCAAAGCCGTCACCGCCTGTACTCTATTTGCCTTTCAAGCACATGGACATGAGATAACAACGCTAGAAGGATTGCAAAAAGATGGAGAATTAGATGTGATTCAAAGAGCTTTTATCGAAAACGATGCAGTCCAATGTGGCTTTTGTACTCCAGGCATGATTATGGCAGTCAAAGCCTTGCTTAAAGAAAATCCAAATCCTACCGCTGAAGATATATACATTGCAATAGAGGGAAACTTGTGCCGATGCACTGGCTATCTCCCGATAGTGAAAGCGGTGTTGCAAATCGTTAGAGAGGGTGCAGGTAAAGAATGTCTTTAG
- a CDS encoding aconitate hydratase → MALTITEKIIKHHLINGTLDRGRPITIKIDQTLVHDATGTMAMLELEATGIKRVKTDLSVAYIDHNMIQEDFKNPDDHRFLQDMAAKYGVMFSRPGNGICHHVHLERFAVPGKTLLGSDSHTPTAGGIGMLAIGAGGLDVALAMAGEPFTLIMPKIVKVNLIGKLPSFVSAKDVILEVLRRVSVKGGVGKVFEYCGPGVKSLSVSERATITNMGAETGATTSIFESDEVTRQWLRAQGREREWVSLHPDIDAVYDEEINIDLSLLEPLVARPFLPDNVVPVKEVTGIRVDQVMFGSCTNSSLRDILTIAHMLKGKRIHPNVDAGLSPGSRQILLQAGAEGALEDLITAGVRILEASCGACVGMGFAPPSEGVSVRTINRNFYGRCGHTSGKVYLASPEVAAAACITGEIADPRDVFVEPFYFEMPSGLIVDEGMFIAPSPEPEKIVVRRGPNIKPLPEMGPLPDKLEGKALIKVGDDITTDHIMPAGAKFLPLRSNIPAISDHVFEVLDPTFAKRAKELNGGFIVAGANYGQGSSREHAALAPKYLGIKAVVAKSFARIHLANLVNFGILPLIFADVKDYEKIDQGDDFFFDVTQLDAEFRGTLHDLTKNIEIEVVCPLSADDLKVVKAGGRLNWIKLNASNDRR, encoded by the coding sequence GTGGCTTTAACTATAACTGAAAAGATAATAAAACATCACTTAATAAATGGGACATTGGATAGGGGAAGACCTATAACAATCAAGATAGATCAAACTTTGGTCCATGATGCGACAGGAACTATGGCCATGTTAGAGCTTGAGGCCACGGGGATTAAACGTGTTAAAACAGACCTATCTGTCGCTTATATTGATCACAACATGATTCAAGAGGACTTTAAAAATCCCGATGACCATAGATTTTTGCAGGATATGGCTGCAAAATATGGGGTCATGTTTTCAAGGCCTGGTAATGGTATTTGTCATCATGTCCATCTCGAGCGTTTCGCAGTTCCAGGTAAGACGCTCCTTGGCAGTGACTCTCATACGCCAACGGCAGGTGGCATTGGCATGCTTGCCATTGGTGCCGGAGGTTTGGATGTGGCACTTGCTATGGCTGGTGAACCATTTACGTTGATAATGCCAAAGATTGTTAAAGTGAACCTAATAGGCAAGCTTCCATCTTTCGTTTCGGCAAAAGATGTAATATTAGAAGTACTGCGTCGTGTTTCGGTCAAAGGTGGAGTGGGGAAGGTCTTTGAGTATTGCGGCCCTGGCGTTAAATCCTTAAGCGTGAGTGAGAGGGCTACGATAACCAACATGGGAGCAGAGACTGGAGCTACCACATCTATCTTTGAAAGCGACGAAGTAACTCGTCAATGGTTAAGAGCACAAGGAAGAGAGCGTGAGTGGGTCTCCTTACACCCAGATATAGATGCCGTTTACGACGAAGAGATCAATATTGACCTGTCATTGCTTGAACCACTTGTAGCAAGGCCATTCTTGCCTGACAACGTAGTGCCAGTTAAGGAAGTTACAGGTATTCGGGTTGACCAGGTAATGTTCGGTTCATGTACAAACTCCTCGCTACGGGATATTTTGACTATAGCTCATATGCTTAAGGGCAAAAGAATACACCCTAATGTTGATGCCGGTCTTTCCCCCGGAAGCAGGCAAATTTTACTACAAGCAGGAGCTGAAGGTGCACTTGAAGATTTGATCACTGCAGGAGTGAGAATTTTAGAGGCAAGCTGCGGGGCCTGTGTTGGTATGGGATTTGCTCCTCCCTCGGAGGGCGTTTCTGTTCGGACTATAAACCGTAATTTCTATGGGAGGTGTGGGCATACCAGCGGCAAGGTTTACCTTGCTAGCCCTGAGGTGGCGGCGGCGGCGTGCATCACAGGTGAAATAGCTGACCCTAGGGACGTATTTGTGGAGCCATTTTATTTTGAGATGCCTTCGGGTCTTATCGTAGATGAAGGAATGTTCATAGCACCCTCGCCAGAACCTGAAAAGATTGTCGTTAGAAGAGGGCCAAACATCAAGCCTTTGCCTGAAATGGGTCCATTGCCCGACAAGCTTGAAGGAAAGGCCTTGATAAAAGTTGGTGACGATATCACTACAGACCACATCATGCCAGCAGGAGCCAAGTTTTTGCCGTTGCGATCCAATATTCCTGCGATCTCAGACCACGTCTTTGAGGTCTTGGATCCCACCTTTGCTAAAAGGGCTAAGGAATTAAACGGTGGATTCATAGTAGCTGGAGCAAATTACGGACAAGGGTCAAGCAGGGAACACGCAGCACTGGCGCCCAAGTACTTAGGAATCAAAGCCGTTGTCGCCAAAAGCTTTGCGCGCATCCATCTAGCGAATCTAGTTAACTTTGGGATACTCCCATTGATTTTTGCTGATGTCAAAGATTATGAAAAAATAGATCAAGGAGATGACTTTTTCTTCGATGTCACTCAATTGGATGCTGAATTTCGCGGAACTTTGCACGATTTGACTAAAAATATTGAAATTGAGGTCGTATGCCCCCTAAGTGCTGACGACTTGAAGGTCGTAAAGGCTGGCGGCAGGCTTAATTGGATAAAATTAAACGCTTCCAATGACAGGAGGTAA
- a CDS encoding DUF3798 domain-containing protein produces the protein MMIFGYFVLPASANAPYHIGICTETVSQAEDDLRGAERAIREYGDVARGGMIQHITYPDNFMQEMETVISQIVGLADDPLMKAIIVNNAIPGTTEAFRRIKEKRPDILCIAAEAHEDPGVIGSIADLITNVNNIHRGYLIPMAAKKMGATDFVHISFPRHMSYELLSRRRNIMEVACNDLGLKFHFETAPDPVSDVGVAGAQQFILEKVPAWLQKYGKNTAFFCTNDAHTEPLIRQIVAYGGYFVEADLPSPLMGYPGALGIDLSAEKGDFPAIIKKIEQVIKEKGASGRLGTWAYSYGYTNSAGLVELAKRVIDGKAKLDLESLVVAFEKYTPGAKWNGSYYVDLNTGIENKRHILLYQDTYVFGKGFLGMTNIQVPKKYLSIR, from the coding sequence ATGATGATTTTTGGGTATTTCGTGCTGCCAGCCTCAGCAAATGCTCCCTATCACATCGGCATTTGCACCGAGACGGTATCGCAGGCCGAGGATGACTTGCGAGGAGCGGAGCGAGCCATACGCGAGTATGGCGATGTAGCTCGCGGCGGCATGATCCAACACATCACATATCCCGATAACTTCATGCAGGAGATGGAGACGGTCATAAGCCAAATTGTAGGTTTAGCTGATGATCCTTTGATGAAAGCTATAATCGTCAACAACGCTATCCCCGGCACTACCGAGGCCTTCAGGCGCATAAAGGAAAAAAGGCCGGACATTTTGTGCATTGCGGCAGAGGCACATGAAGACCCGGGAGTTATCGGCTCCATAGCGGACCTAATCACCAACGTCAATAACATTCATAGGGGATATTTGATCCCTATGGCAGCTAAAAAGATGGGCGCGACCGACTTCGTCCACATCTCCTTCCCCCGCCACATGAGTTATGAGCTTCTTTCAAGAAGGCGCAACATCATGGAGGTAGCATGTAATGATCTAGGCCTCAAGTTCCACTTCGAGACGGCACCGGACCCGGTCAGCGACGTAGGAGTAGCCGGAGCTCAGCAGTTCATACTCGAGAAGGTCCCTGCATGGCTGCAGAAGTACGGCAAAAACACTGCATTTTTCTGCACCAACGATGCCCATACCGAACCTTTGATCAGACAGATAGTGGCTTACGGCGGTTATTTCGTCGAGGCCGATCTTCCTTCCCCTCTCATGGGATACCCCGGAGCGCTGGGAATAGACCTGTCTGCTGAGAAGGGAGATTTTCCTGCGATAATAAAAAAGATCGAGCAAGTCATTAAAGAGAAGGGCGCATCGGGGCGGCTGGGAACATGGGCCTACTCTTATGGATACACCAATTCCGCCGGCCTGGTCGAACTTGCCAAGCGAGTGATAGATGGCAAAGCCAAGCTAGATCTCGAAAGCTTAGTGGTTGCCTTCGAAAAATATACTCCGGGAGCTAAATGGAACGGAAGTTACTATGTGGACTTAAACACCGGCATAGAAAACAAGCGACATATACTCCTATATCAAGATACTTATGTCTTTGGAAAAGGATTTTTGGGCATGACAAACATCCAAGTGCCCAAAAAGTACTTGAGCATTCGCTAA
- a CDS encoding tripartite tricarboxylate transporter TctB family protein: MNPDIIVGIAGFVLGISYLIQSLSIPKAFIGNPWAPIYFPLSLGALMTLCSIMLLFQALRQKKKGMKLSTKAPWFLIMGTIAIGSLYAVLFNRIGFISSTIIFIGAMLFLVNGTKGWFLNIVLAICLTLSVWYCFEKVLYITLP; the protein is encoded by the coding sequence ATGAATCCTGATATTATCGTTGGCATTGCAGGGTTTGTCCTTGGAATATCTTACCTAATTCAAAGCCTTAGCATACCGAAAGCATTTATAGGTAATCCATGGGCACCTATTTATTTTCCTTTGTCTTTAGGAGCTTTAATGACCTTGTGTAGTATCATGCTTTTGTTTCAGGCTTTGCGACAAAAAAAGAAAGGTATGAAGTTAAGCACTAAAGCCCCCTGGTTTCTGATTATGGGCACGATAGCAATAGGGTCTCTTTACGCTGTCTTGTTTAATAGAATAGGCTTTATCTCATCTACCATTATATTCATAGGAGCAATGTTATTTTTGGTTAACGGTACAAAGGGCTGGTTTCTAAACATCGTGTTGGCGATTTGTTTAACGCTAAGTGTTTGGTATTGCTTTGAGAAGGTCTTGTATATTACATTGCCTTAA
- a CDS encoding FAD binding domain-containing protein, whose product MSLDIMNLMPKDKKELIECLSQMNEDTRFVAGGTDVLPSLEGGLKKFTYIDITHVSDMDAIKVTEDKVIVGATATFSDIARNQFIRTYAQALSMAASQIGSVQIRNRATIGGNVANASPAADSLPALALLNSEVEILGPNGQSKMISVLDVIEDVGVSALRPYEVIWAFHIPIRPHVRSAFVKIGSRKRVTISRLNLAISAKFSGEGLSDVNVCLGTLGPRPLLIANIDRDFKGISTKDFPIDFFLNLLTNVVDLAIPNRPSRAYKRTAVRGLGIDVLDVLFGRRCML is encoded by the coding sequence ATGTCTTTAGATATCATGAATTTGATGCCAAAAGATAAGAAAGAGCTCATAGAGTGTTTGTCGCAAATGAACGAGGATACCCGTTTTGTTGCCGGTGGAACGGATGTACTACCTTCCCTTGAAGGAGGGTTAAAAAAATTTACGTATATCGATATAACGCATGTTAGTGACATGGATGCAATTAAGGTGACCGAAGATAAAGTGATTGTAGGAGCTACAGCCACTTTCTCTGACATCGCAAGAAATCAATTTATTAGAACATATGCGCAAGCCCTATCAATGGCCGCATCTCAAATAGGTTCCGTACAAATTCGAAATAGAGCGACCATAGGAGGAAATGTAGCTAACGCTTCGCCTGCAGCTGACTCCTTGCCTGCGTTGGCCTTGCTGAATTCTGAGGTTGAAATCTTGGGCCCAAATGGCCAATCCAAAATGATTTCTGTCTTGGATGTTATAGAAGACGTGGGAGTTAGTGCGTTAAGGCCTTATGAAGTGATATGGGCTTTTCATATCCCTATACGACCGCATGTGCGTTCGGCATTTGTGAAGATTGGAAGCAGGAAGCGCGTAACCATATCACGTCTTAATTTAGCAATTTCTGCCAAGTTTAGCGGGGAAGGTTTAAGCGACGTTAATGTCTGCCTTGGCACTTTGGGGCCCCGTCCGCTGCTGATCGCCAATATAGATCGCGACTTCAAGGGCATAAGCACCAAAGACTTTCCAATTGATTTTTTTCTGAACCTCTTGACTAATGTAGTAGATCTGGCCATACCAAACAGACCATCCAGGGCATACAAAAGAACGGCCGTAAGAGGTCTGGGCATTGACGTTTTAGATGTCCTGTTTGGACGGAGGTGTATGCTTTGA
- a CDS encoding xanthine dehydrogenase family protein molybdopterin-binding subunit — MYALSAQGKTIREVQKDAYRKEAYRYVGQNVTRLDAKEKITAAIKYIDDIDMRGMLHIKLLLSPYANAIVKSIDSTEAESMPGVVKVYSWVNTPKIRYNSAIFYPGQTDLEDETLFSEHMRYVGDRVAAVVAESKEAAEEGMNRLKVEYDKLIPLLDPVKALDQQHEERREVNLSCGDIEKIKGDTTDLVVVEDEVRTQKIHHAALEPHACIAYMEPGDIVTVLSPCQLIFGVRYIVSKVLDHPLSKVRVIKWAMGGTFGGKQEVILEPLCAYIAKDLGRPVKLSLNRSETIVATRTRAATVGKVKTIVSKAGRFIGREVDIVTDAGAYMTGAHRVTTAMGKKLFRLYRIPHQSYKGTTVRTNTTPSGACRGYGSPQIHTITEINVDHIARELKLDPVKLRLRNLVVPFDDDPSGGPNLGNARIIECVNRGAEAFCWKERFSFVPQGGRFRRGVGMACSTHSNGYAGSIYPDFTAMNMRLTEDGAVLVNAGLHELGNGTLTVIAQIVAEVLDVNIKKVVVSEGDTTHSPYDVGCVASRVTYVCGNCAKKLAEEIREKFRALASIVLRVPLNEITFYDGNIIVKSNKDRAFSYGEVISEIGRTLQEEVGGYLSYKSVANPGSYAAHFTEVEVDTLTGSVAVIDYLAVHDVGKAINPKLVEGQIYGGVQMGIGMALFEELTYDSQGNPRNASFSRYTMVNAPEMPNVKVMLVEDEEPSGPFGAKSVGEIATVPVASAVVNAVNWALGTHLAQLPLTPASIISSIK, encoded by the coding sequence GTGTATGCTTTGAGTGCTCAAGGGAAGACGATTAGGGAAGTCCAAAAAGATGCTTATAGAAAAGAGGCCTATAGATACGTAGGGCAAAATGTCACCCGGTTGGATGCCAAAGAAAAGATAACCGCAGCGATAAAGTATATCGATGACATTGACATGAGAGGGATGCTCCACATTAAGCTGCTTCTTTCTCCTTATGCAAATGCAATTGTAAAGTCAATCGATTCAACAGAAGCAGAATCCATGCCAGGCGTCGTTAAAGTGTATAGCTGGGTTAATACCCCTAAAATACGTTACAATAGTGCGATTTTTTATCCTGGCCAAACGGACTTGGAAGACGAAACGCTCTTTTCGGAACATATGCGATATGTGGGCGACAGAGTAGCTGCCGTAGTGGCTGAATCTAAAGAAGCTGCCGAGGAGGGGATGAACAGGCTTAAAGTGGAGTACGATAAGCTTATTCCCCTCCTAGATCCGGTCAAAGCTTTGGACCAACAACATGAGGAGCGTCGGGAAGTCAATCTCTCCTGCGGTGACATTGAGAAGATAAAAGGCGATACGACTGATCTGGTTGTCGTAGAAGATGAAGTACGTACACAGAAGATTCATCATGCAGCCCTCGAGCCTCACGCCTGCATCGCTTATATGGAACCTGGGGACATCGTGACGGTGCTGTCGCCATGCCAACTTATTTTTGGAGTCAGATATATCGTGTCTAAGGTTTTAGATCATCCCCTTAGCAAGGTTCGGGTTATCAAGTGGGCAATGGGTGGGACTTTTGGAGGTAAACAGGAAGTGATCCTTGAACCATTATGCGCCTATATAGCTAAAGATTTGGGTCGCCCTGTTAAATTATCGTTAAATCGCAGCGAGACCATAGTGGCAACACGGACCCGTGCGGCAACTGTGGGCAAGGTCAAGACAATAGTATCAAAAGCTGGCAGATTCATCGGTCGTGAAGTCGATATAGTCACAGATGCAGGAGCTTATATGACAGGTGCACATCGCGTTACTACGGCCATGGGTAAAAAACTCTTTAGACTTTATCGTATACCTCATCAATCATATAAGGGAACGACAGTGCGGACGAATACGACCCCTTCAGGTGCCTGCCGAGGTTATGGCTCCCCTCAAATACATACTATCACCGAAATAAACGTGGATCATATCGCAAGAGAGTTAAAGCTAGATCCCGTCAAGCTAAGGTTGAGAAACCTTGTAGTTCCTTTTGACGATGATCCTTCTGGAGGCCCTAACTTGGGAAATGCCAGGATCATCGAATGCGTTAATCGTGGTGCAGAAGCCTTTTGTTGGAAAGAAAGGTTTTCGTTCGTTCCCCAAGGAGGTAGGTTTAGGCGTGGCGTTGGCATGGCCTGTTCCACTCACAGTAACGGATACGCGGGGTCCATATATCCGGATTTCACGGCCATGAATATGAGATTGACAGAAGATGGTGCTGTTTTGGTCAATGCCGGACTTCATGAATTAGGCAACGGTACTTTGACGGTCATCGCCCAGATTGTAGCTGAAGTCCTTGATGTAAATATTAAGAAAGTCGTGGTTAGCGAAGGGGACACCACGCATTCTCCATATGATGTAGGATGCGTAGCAAGCAGGGTCACCTATGTATGCGGAAATTGTGCGAAAAAGCTTGCCGAGGAAATCAGAGAAAAGTTTCGCGCACTGGCTTCTATCGTTTTAAGGGTGCCTTTAAATGAGATAACGTTTTATGATGGCAATATCATAGTGAAGTCAAATAAAGATAGGGCTTTTTCTTACGGGGAAGTTATATCTGAGATCGGAAGGACCTTACAGGAAGAGGTGGGGGGATACCTATCGTATAAGTCGGTGGCAAATCCTGGGTCTTACGCTGCGCACTTTACTGAAGTTGAGGTCGATACGCTGACGGGATCTGTTGCGGTCATTGACTATCTGGCTGTTCATGACGTGGGTAAGGCAATTAATCCCAAATTGGTCGAGGGGCAAATCTACGGTGGGGTTCAAATGGGCATAGGAATGGCTTTATTTGAGGAGCTTACGTATGATTCGCAAGGTAACCCTCGAAATGCATCCTTCAGTCGTTATACCATGGTCAATGCTCCGGAAATGCCCAACGTCAAGGTCATGCTTGTTGAAGACGAAGAACCATCCGGGCCGTTTGGGGCCAAAAGCGTTGGAGAGATAGCGACCGTTCCTGTAGCATCTGCGGTTGTCAATGCAGTAAATTGGGCTCTTGGGACTCATTTAGCACAGCTGCCACTGACTCCTGCCAGTATCATTTCATCTATTAAATAA
- the icd gene encoding isocitrate dehydrogenase (NADP(+)), producing MLSFPGLKLSNIDAPSAGSPITVTDEGMLVVPDDPVIPFIEGDGIGPDITRAMKLVVESAVNKAYDGKRQLFFWEVYAGEKCNKMFGNWLIDDTLKAIKYFKVAIKGPLTTPVGEGIRSINVRLRQALELYACIRPVRYFDGVPSPLKEPWKVNMVVFRENMEDVYAGIEWPNGSVDCAKVRNFLTNEMGITLREDVGLGLKPISVFGSKRIMRKALKYAIEQGRSSITIVHKGNIMKYTEGLFRACCYEVAREEFSGLTVIEEEAQQKATSSLPRSKVLVKDRIADAMFQQILLRPEDYDVIVTPNLNGDYLSDAIAATVGGLGIAPGANVGDEVAVFEATHGTAPKYAGMDKVNPTSLILSSVMMLEHIGWKEAAALIIKGIERAIQSRIVTYDLARQMENATEVSCSKYAETICKNM from the coding sequence ATGTTGAGTTTCCCAGGACTTAAACTTAGTAATATCGATGCGCCTTCTGCTGGTTCTCCAATTACCGTGACAGATGAGGGTATGCTAGTTGTGCCAGACGATCCTGTTATTCCTTTTATCGAAGGAGATGGTATTGGTCCTGATATAACTAGAGCAATGAAGCTTGTTGTGGAAAGTGCGGTTAATAAGGCGTACGATGGTAAAAGACAGCTCTTCTTTTGGGAAGTATATGCTGGCGAAAAGTGTAATAAAATGTTTGGTAACTGGCTAATTGATGATACTTTGAAGGCAATTAAGTATTTCAAGGTTGCTATCAAGGGACCTCTAACGACACCCGTAGGAGAAGGTATACGCAGCATCAACGTCAGACTCAGGCAAGCGCTTGAGTTGTATGCATGCATTAGACCGGTTCGTTATTTTGATGGAGTACCGTCTCCTCTAAAAGAACCCTGGAAAGTCAACATGGTGGTATTTAGGGAAAATATGGAAGATGTCTATGCTGGTATAGAATGGCCAAATGGCAGCGTCGACTGCGCGAAAGTCCGCAATTTTTTAACGAATGAAATGGGAATTACTTTGCGAGAAGATGTTGGGCTTGGCCTTAAACCTATATCGGTATTTGGGTCTAAACGAATTATGCGAAAGGCATTGAAGTATGCCATTGAACAAGGCAGATCGAGCATAACAATAGTACATAAAGGAAACATCATGAAATATACCGAAGGGTTGTTTCGAGCCTGTTGTTACGAGGTGGCAAGGGAAGAATTTTCAGGTCTAACTGTTATTGAGGAAGAAGCTCAACAAAAGGCGACGAGTAGTTTGCCTCGTAGTAAGGTATTGGTAAAGGATAGGATTGCGGATGCCATGTTCCAGCAGATCTTGCTCAGACCTGAAGATTACGATGTCATAGTTACTCCCAATTTAAACGGAGACTACCTCTCCGATGCAATAGCAGCTACGGTTGGAGGATTGGGCATTGCTCCTGGGGCCAATGTTGGCGACGAAGTGGCTGTGTTTGAGGCCACCCACGGTACAGCTCCAAAGTACGCAGGTATGGATAAAGTAAATCCGACTTCATTGATCCTTTCATCTGTTATGATGTTGGAGCATATTGGCTGGAAAGAGGCAGCTGCACTTATCATTAAGGGCATAGAAAGGGCTATACAATCTCGAATCGTGACTTATGATTTGGCAAGGCAAATGGAAAATGCAACGGAAGTGTCGTGTTCTAAGTATGCAGAGACAATATGCAAGAATATGTAA
- a CDS encoding tripartite tricarboxylate transporter permease, protein METINNLLYGLSIVVQPVNIIFMSIGCILGTVLGMLPGVGPATGVALLLPLTFTMEPETALITMAAVYYGAMFGGSRSAILLNVPGDGAAVASCFDGYPMAMNGKAESALAISAVASFIGGLVAAVIFLFLAMPVARFALRFGPPEYFMLMVFALSATASLTEESPIKGFMSLLFGLMITTIGIDLQSGVLRFTYGIPELQTGIDFVVVIVGIYGIGEVFKNYENIKETGMYALKTTFGRIWFTLEEWRRCVWPILRESIVGFIVGVLPGAGGTIAAMMAYSNEKRLSKEPERFGTGVPEGLAAPESANNAASIGAMIPMLTLGVPGSGTTAVMLGALMIYGLQPGPLLFQQHPEIAWGVIASLFVGDLICIIINLPLAGLLVRLLSVPGRLLYPLIVVIAFFGVYTINFSIVDFYLLLIFGFVGYFMRRYKVPLAPMVLSVVLGSSMENSFRQSLMLSDGSLTIFLRSGISITLMVLTLLSVIWPIISRNIKMRRVSTKGVS, encoded by the coding sequence TTGGAGACAATTAATAATTTATTATATGGATTATCTATTGTCGTTCAACCAGTTAATATAATTTTTATGTCAATAGGGTGCATCCTTGGAACGGTACTTGGAATGTTGCCAGGGGTCGGTCCGGCAACTGGAGTAGCTTTATTGCTTCCGTTAACATTTACTATGGAGCCCGAGACAGCATTGATTACTATGGCAGCAGTATATTATGGTGCGATGTTTGGTGGTTCTAGAAGTGCGATACTTTTAAATGTCCCTGGCGATGGCGCTGCGGTAGCTTCATGCTTTGATGGATATCCCATGGCAATGAATGGAAAAGCTGAATCTGCTTTGGCCATATCTGCGGTGGCTTCTTTTATAGGTGGCTTGGTTGCTGCAGTTATTTTTCTCTTTTTGGCAATGCCTGTGGCCAGGTTTGCTCTGCGTTTTGGGCCTCCCGAGTACTTTATGTTGATGGTCTTTGCCCTATCTGCTACTGCCTCTTTAACTGAAGAAAGCCCTATAAAAGGTTTTATGTCATTGCTCTTTGGTCTTATGATAACGACCATAGGAATAGATCTCCAGTCGGGAGTTTTGCGTTTCACTTACGGGATTCCCGAACTTCAGACAGGGATCGATTTTGTGGTGGTTATTGTAGGAATATACGGTATAGGAGAAGTATTCAAGAACTATGAAAACATAAAAGAAACAGGAATGTATGCTTTAAAAACGACTTTTGGACGCATATGGTTCACGTTGGAAGAATGGCGTAGGTGTGTGTGGCCTATACTTAGAGAGTCTATTGTGGGGTTTATTGTTGGAGTTTTGCCTGGCGCTGGCGGAACCATTGCGGCGATGATGGCTTATAGTAACGAAAAGCGATTGTCTAAGGAGCCAGAACGTTTTGGTACAGGTGTACCGGAAGGTTTGGCGGCTCCGGAATCGGCCAATAATGCAGCTTCTATTGGGGCAATGATACCAATGCTTACGCTTGGTGTACCCGGTTCGGGTACAACGGCGGTAATGCTAGGTGCGTTGATGATTTATGGATTGCAGCCTGGCCCTCTTCTTTTTCAGCAACATCCTGAGATAGCATGGGGAGTAATAGCAAGCTTATTTGTGGGAGATTTGATTTGTATAATAATTAACCTCCCATTGGCGGGATTATTGGTCAGGTTGCTGTCAGTACCAGGGCGTCTACTTTATCCGCTAATAGTTGTAATAGCTTTCTTTGGAGTGTACACTATAAATTTTTCGATCGTAGATTTTTATTTGCTTCTTATCTTTGGATTTGTAGGATATTTTATGAGAAGGTATAAAGTTCCATTGGCACCCATGGTATTGTCAGTTGTCTTGGGGTCTTCAATGGAAAATTCGTTTCGTCAGTCGCTGATGCTTTCGGACGGAAGTTTAACGATTTTTCTAAGGTCAGGTATAAGTATAACGCTTATGGTACTAACTTTGTTGTCGGTAATATGGCCCATAATATCAAGAAATATAAAAATGCGGCGTGTTTCAACCAAAGGTGTTAGTTAG